The following are encoded together in the Aciduricibacillus chroicocephali genome:
- a CDS encoding TipC family immunity protein: MRNKRRFMIGCTLLLSLIIGSYYYKALSPNNVFDEMYHIERKTIKEQKKIGFANMENIRNKSRELVTYDGNMINEHYKKSVLNEGESISFLFLYDDQELHITYSKELKKDIFLMIRYQYKNEENQLNQFITINDEQLPETFTVKEIEQIKGYLKTYKITEKELKSTAHNVLYKRVLPDWFEANDSKFTIEDLGSVKFKKDSFLK, encoded by the coding sequence ATGAGAAATAAACGAAGATTTATGATTGGGTGTACCCTATTACTGTCCTTGATTATTGGAAGCTACTATTACAAAGCTCTTTCCCCAAATAATGTATTCGATGAAATGTATCACATCGAGAGAAAAACAATAAAAGAACAGAAGAAAATTGGCTTTGCCAACATGGAAAATATACGTAACAAATCCCGAGAGCTAGTAACCTATGATGGGAATATGATTAACGAACATTATAAAAAATCTGTTTTAAATGAGGGTGAATCGATAAGCTTTTTATTTCTTTACGATGACCAGGAACTTCATATAACTTACTCAAAAGAGCTTAAAAAGGATATATTCCTGATGATTCGCTACCAATATAAGAATGAGGAAAATCAATTAAACCAGTTTATTACAATTAATGATGAACAATTGCCAGAGACTTTCACAGTAAAAGAAATAGAACAAATAAAAGGTTATTTAAAAACATACAAGATTACTGAAAAAGAACTAAAATCCACTGCACATAATGTTCTATACAAAAGAGTCCTCCCCGACTGGTTTGAAGCAAACGACAGCAAGTTCACAATCGAGGATCTGGGTAGTGTGAAATTTAAGAAAGACAGCTTTCTTAAGTAG
- a CDS encoding TipC family immunity protein encodes MKNKRDFMVRFSLLFVLLGWIFINNINLLPKNVFEEMYQIEAETIKKQKHIGFARMDNLVRNSRDNVNYVENMFSEVYKTPVFKKGDHLGFLFLFDDRQLNITYSQKLAYNIFFNICYEYTFTNKSLREYVLINDENLDEFTVSSPSAIKTYLKEYKISEAELKQISQKVLYERVLPDWFDAYDSKFTIEDLGDVKIEKDSFLK; translated from the coding sequence ATGAAAAATAAACGCGATTTTATGGTTAGGTTCAGCTTACTGTTCGTTTTGCTTGGATGGATTTTTATTAATAATATTAATTTATTACCCAAAAACGTATTTGAAGAAATGTATCAAATTGAAGCTGAGACAATAAAAAAGCAAAAACATATTGGCTTTGCCCGCATGGATAATCTTGTTCGGAATTCAAGAGATAACGTGAATTATGTAGAAAATATGTTCAGCGAGGTATATAAAACGCCTGTGTTTAAAAAAGGAGATCATCTAGGGTTCTTGTTCTTATTCGACGATCGGCAACTAAACATAACCTATTCTCAAAAGCTTGCGTATAATATCTTCTTTAACATTTGTTATGAGTATACTTTTACCAACAAAAGCTTGAGAGAATACGTGCTGATTAACGATGAAAATCTCGATGAATTTACAGTCTCTAGCCCTTCTGCTATAAAAACCTACTTAAAAGAATATAAAATTAGCGAAGCCGAACTGAAACAGATTTCTCAAAAAGTCTTGTACGAGAGAGTCCTCCCCGACTGGTTTGATGCTTATGACAGCAAGTTCACAATCGAGGATCTCGGTGATGTCAAAATTGAGAAAGACAGCTTTCTTAAGTAA
- a CDS encoding transglutaminase TgpA family protein — protein sequence MIRQRTMQPVILEAIMYLFAWLLFLEWIYPVGRVAELTGIPILIMFSGWCFLISLLSIRWWLGLILKGAALIFALQKICYKGSFLEGSWVGRFSEELSNNLSVLFSGTWQNLNEMFRVLLILVLIWLMSYLLHYWFVLMKRVLLFVLATIVYVSLLSTFLDYDAKMAIVRIFIYSILAFGLANILKTVDKEVVALPAGKQLSKALIALLAFMLVTLGVAVASPQFEPQWTDPVPDVKQFAQEKLGVRLGSPMRRVGYGEDDRQLGGSFVQDYSPVFKAIVQTDNYWRIETKDFYTGKGWKRSVARPLEKQMDGFIELTDYEAGSEHAKQQIGKLEFEDDKALDKLLYPYGVERVGGDADFYLEPISEAIHIEKDGKDAHPKSYNIEYSYPQYDVGKLQKAHGSEPEAIVDLYTQLPAQLPERIGKLANQIISGEKNRYDQAKAIEQYFHQNSYSYETANVPIPKDRQDYVDQFLFNSKAGYCDNFSTAMVVMLRSQGIPARWAKGFTSGDRVGSEEVSGERFYVYEVTNANAHSWVEVYFPGSGWVPFEPTQGFSNEAQFNQSSPEHQQTPNLNAENKSDERSDTKENKKRPDTSTAERQPKEELGNDQVHKKASPAMKKPGKASGKSYLLAIVIAIVVIIAAILYYKRWRIRTALVRKKLQKPDSIDSEEKAYKHVLALLSAKGLPKEKGQTLREYAERVEQAGIGSEFKELTEMYEGLIYSGKSREMSKQAFISCWERLTSRILA from the coding sequence ATGATACGTCAAAGAACGATGCAGCCTGTCATACTCGAAGCCATTATGTATTTGTTTGCCTGGCTGCTCTTCCTGGAATGGATTTATCCAGTTGGCAGAGTTGCTGAGCTTACAGGTATTCCAATTCTCATTATGTTCTCCGGCTGGTGTTTCTTGATTTCATTGCTATCAATTCGTTGGTGGCTTGGACTTATATTAAAAGGAGCGGCACTTATCTTCGCCCTTCAAAAAATATGCTACAAAGGCTCATTCCTGGAAGGTTCCTGGGTTGGGCGCTTTTCTGAAGAACTGAGTAATAATTTGAGTGTGCTTTTTTCGGGAACGTGGCAAAACTTGAATGAGATGTTCCGTGTGCTGCTTATTTTAGTCCTCATTTGGCTCATGAGCTATTTGCTGCATTATTGGTTCGTACTTATGAAGCGTGTGCTCCTTTTCGTATTGGCGACGATTGTATACGTATCTTTGCTTTCCACGTTCCTTGATTATGATGCGAAGATGGCTATCGTTCGGATTTTTATTTATTCAATTCTCGCATTTGGACTCGCCAACATATTGAAGACGGTTGATAAGGAAGTCGTTGCTTTGCCAGCGGGCAAACAGCTGTCCAAGGCATTGATTGCTTTACTAGCTTTTATGCTTGTAACACTTGGTGTAGCAGTCGCTTCTCCACAATTTGAACCGCAATGGACTGATCCGGTACCAGACGTGAAGCAATTTGCTCAAGAAAAATTAGGTGTTCGATTAGGCAGTCCAATGCGCCGTGTAGGTTATGGAGAAGATGACAGACAGTTGGGTGGTTCCTTCGTTCAAGATTATTCACCAGTCTTCAAGGCGATTGTACAGACAGACAATTACTGGCGTATCGAGACAAAGGATTTCTATACAGGAAAGGGTTGGAAACGTTCTGTTGCCCGTCCGCTGGAAAAGCAAATGGATGGTTTCATTGAACTTACTGATTATGAGGCAGGAAGTGAACATGCTAAGCAGCAGATCGGCAAATTGGAGTTCGAAGATGACAAGGCTCTGGACAAGCTGCTCTATCCATATGGTGTGGAAAGAGTTGGAGGGGATGCGGATTTCTATCTGGAGCCAATTTCAGAAGCCATCCATATTGAGAAAGATGGTAAGGATGCGCATCCAAAGAGCTACAATATTGAATATAGCTACCCTCAGTACGATGTGGGAAAATTGCAAAAAGCCCATGGCTCTGAGCCTGAAGCGATAGTTGATTTGTATACTCAGCTTCCCGCACAGTTGCCAGAGCGAATTGGAAAGCTGGCCAATCAGATCATATCTGGAGAGAAGAACCGGTATGATCAGGCTAAAGCGATTGAACAGTATTTTCATCAAAATAGTTATTCCTATGAGACGGCCAATGTGCCAATCCCTAAGGATCGACAGGATTATGTTGATCAATTTTTGTTTAATTCCAAGGCAGGCTATTGTGATAATTTTTCGACGGCAATGGTTGTTATGCTGAGAAGCCAAGGGATTCCTGCTCGTTGGGCGAAAGGATTCACTAGCGGAGATAGGGTCGGCTCTGAGGAAGTCTCGGGAGAACGCTTTTATGTGTACGAGGTGACGAACGCGAATGCCCATTCCTGGGTAGAAGTGTATTTCCCAGGAAGCGGCTGGGTGCCGTTTGAACCGACTCAAGGCTTTTCCAACGAAGCACAATTCAATCAGTCAAGTCCGGAGCACCAGCAAACCCCGAATTTGAATGCTGAAAACAAAAGCGACGAACGGAGCGACACTAAGGAAAATAAAAAACGACCGGATACTTCTACCGCTGAACGGCAGCCTAAAGAGGAACTGGGCAATGATCAGGTGCATAAAAAAGCATCCCCTGCAATGAAAAAACCTGGCAAAGCATCCGGGAAATCTTATTTGTTAGCTATCGTTATTGCGATTGTCGTTATTATAGCGGCAATTCTATACTATAAACGGTGGAGAATCCGAACAGCACTTGTCCGGAAAAAACTTCAGAAGCCTGACAGCATCGACTCAGAAGAGAAAGCATACAAGCACGTACTTGCACTTCTTTCCGCAAAAGGTTTGCCGAAAGAAAAGGGTCAGACGCTTCGCGAATATGCAGAACGAGTGGAACAGGCTGGCATCGGGAGTGAGTTCAAAGAGCTGACTGAGATGTATGAAGGACTGATCTACAGTGGTAAAAGTCGAGAAATGTCGAAACAAGCATTTATTTCATGCTGGGAACGGTTAACAAGTCGAATATTAGCTTGA
- a CDS encoding TipC family immunity protein, with protein sequence MNVDFFSAETNTRTARTRFKKHIMLLATLFILLFLLFRIILSDAFVPKNVFDEMYTAEQKTMNKYTDDGFPNMENIQHWNRKSGMMLGNMAAEDYEETVLEKDEAIRFLFLFDKNRIHITYSKDLKMDVSLNIRYVYDQKSRKLNEYVSIYDENLEEFNTKNRNEIRRYLNRYNIKESKLKQIAHEVLYNRVLLDWFDAYDSKFSVEDLGNVKIEKDSFLK encoded by the coding sequence ATGAACGTTGATTTCTTTTCTGCAGAAACAAATACGCGAACAGCCAGGACACGATTCAAAAAACACATTATGTTATTAGCCACTTTATTCATCCTACTCTTCTTGCTGTTCCGGATCATTCTTAGCGATGCTTTTGTGCCTAAAAACGTATTCGATGAAATGTACACTGCTGAACAAAAGACAATGAACAAGTATACAGATGACGGGTTTCCTAATATGGAAAACATTCAGCATTGGAATCGGAAATCCGGAATGATGCTAGGAAATATGGCGGCAGAGGATTACGAAGAGACAGTTTTAGAAAAAGATGAAGCTATACGTTTTCTTTTTCTATTTGATAAAAACAGGATTCATATTACCTATTCCAAAGATTTAAAAATGGACGTTTCTCTAAATATCCGTTACGTATATGACCAAAAATCACGCAAATTAAATGAATATGTTTCAATTTATGATGAAAATCTAGAGGAGTTTAATACTAAAAATCGAAACGAAATAAGAAGATATTTAAATCGTTACAATATAAAAGAGTCTAAACTGAAACAAATCGCCCATGAAGTGCTATACAATAGAGTCCTTCTTGACTGGTTTGATGCTTATGACAGCAAGTTCTCAGTCGAGGATCTGGGTAATGTCAAAATTGAGAAAGACAGCTTCCTTAAATAA
- the guaA gene encoding glutamine-hydrolyzing GMP synthase, protein MINNEMILVLDFGSQYNQLITRRIREFGVYSELHSHKITIEKIKEMNPKGIILSGGPHSVLDENSFRCDERIFELGIPVFGICYGMQLMSVHFGGRVETSNQREYGKAEITLGNNAELFAGTPDGQTVWMSHGDKVAEIPEGFQVDATSPSTPFAAMSDPSRNLYGVQFHPEVRHSEYGNDVLKNFVFNICKATGDWTIGNFIEMELEKIRKEVGDKKVLCALSGGVDSSVVAALIHKAIGDQLTCIFVDHGLLRKNEGDEVMKVFAEDFHMNIIRVNAQERFLSKLAGVADPEKKRKIIGNEFIYVFDDEASKLKDIDYLAQGTLYTDIIESGTETAQTIKSHHNVGGLPEDMQFKLIEPLDTLFKDEVRALGTELGLPDHIVWRQPFPGPGLAIRVLGEVTEEKLEIVRESDWILRDEIAKAGLERDIWQYFTVLPNIKSVGVMGDGRTYDHTIGIRAVTSIDGMTSDWARIPFEVLEQVSRRIVNDVQNVNRVVYDITSKPPATIEWE, encoded by the coding sequence ATGATCAATAACGAAATGATTCTCGTCCTGGACTTCGGGAGCCAGTACAATCAGCTGATTACTCGCCGTATCCGTGAATTTGGCGTGTACAGCGAATTGCATTCACACAAGATCACAATTGAAAAAATCAAGGAAATGAACCCGAAAGGTATCATCCTTTCCGGTGGCCCGCACAGTGTTCTTGATGAGAACAGCTTCCGTTGCGACGAACGTATCTTTGAACTTGGCATTCCTGTATTCGGTATTTGCTACGGCATGCAGTTGATGTCTGTACATTTCGGTGGACGTGTTGAGACTTCCAACCAGCGTGAGTACGGTAAGGCCGAAATCACACTAGGAAATAATGCTGAATTGTTCGCAGGTACACCTGATGGACAGACAGTATGGATGAGTCATGGTGACAAAGTTGCCGAAATTCCTGAAGGTTTCCAAGTGGATGCAACAAGCCCATCAACACCATTCGCAGCGATGAGCGATCCGTCTCGCAACCTTTACGGTGTTCAGTTCCACCCGGAAGTTCGTCACTCCGAGTATGGTAACGATGTGTTGAAGAACTTTGTCTTCAACATTTGTAAAGCAACAGGCGACTGGACAATTGGCAACTTCATCGAAATGGAACTTGAAAAGATCCGTAAAGAAGTTGGCGATAAGAAAGTATTGTGTGCCTTGAGCGGCGGCGTTGACTCTTCTGTAGTAGCAGCATTGATCCACAAAGCAATCGGCGATCAATTAACATGTATCTTCGTAGATCATGGCTTGCTTCGCAAAAACGAAGGCGACGAAGTGATGAAAGTATTCGCAGAAGATTTCCATATGAACATCATTCGCGTGAATGCACAAGAACGTTTCCTTTCTAAGCTTGCTGGTGTAGCAGATCCAGAGAAAAAACGTAAAATCATCGGTAACGAATTCATCTATGTATTCGATGATGAAGCGTCTAAATTGAAAGACATCGATTATTTGGCACAAGGTACGTTGTACACAGATATCATCGAAAGTGGTACTGAAACAGCACAAACAATCAAATCTCACCACAATGTTGGCGGCTTGCCAGAAGACATGCAGTTCAAATTGATTGAACCGCTTGACACATTGTTCAAAGATGAAGTACGTGCACTTGGTACAGAACTTGGCTTGCCAGATCATATCGTTTGGCGCCAGCCATTCCCAGGTCCGGGTCTTGCAATCCGTGTTCTTGGTGAAGTAACAGAAGAAAAGCTTGAAATCGTCCGCGAATCCGACTGGATCCTACGTGATGAAATCGCAAAAGCTGGTCTTGAACGCGATATCTGGCAGTACTTCACAGTACTTCCGAACATCAAGAGTGTCGGCGTAATGGGCGATGGCCGTACGTACGATCACACAATCGGTATCCGTGCTGTAACATCTATCGACGGTATGACTTCTGACTGGGCTCGTATCCCGTTTGAAGTATTGGAGCAAGTCTCCCGCCGCATCGTTAATGACGTTCAGAACGTTAACCGCGTTGTGTATGATATTACTTCTAAGCCACCTGCGACTATTGAGTGGGAATAA
- a CDS encoding AAA family ATPase, whose amino-acid sequence MTIANDRNGSAKLRCVLDNMKKVIIGKEEAAVLCLTALLAKGHVLLEDVPGVGKTMLIRTLARSIGGKFNRIQFTPDLLPSDITGVSVYNPKSLEFEFHKGPIFGNVILADEINRTSPKTQSSLLEAMEEGSVTVDGQTWRLQSPFFVMATQNPIEHEGTYPLPEAQLDRFILKLRMGYPDHDAEIVMLENQSQGNPLAEIETVLDAADLVLMQHEAKEVHVERSILDLIVSWAQATRNDPSIELGISPRGTLALMNAAKAYAYIAGRDYVLPDDVKYLAPHVLSHRLILAPEARYARKSADEVLKGIIHSIDIPIVRNSYHEA is encoded by the coding sequence ATGACGATTGCAAATGATCGCAATGGCAGTGCGAAATTGCGCTGTGTGCTTGATAATATGAAAAAAGTAATAATTGGCAAGGAAGAGGCTGCAGTTCTCTGTCTTACAGCATTGCTTGCGAAAGGACATGTACTCCTTGAGGACGTTCCAGGAGTAGGAAAGACGATGCTCATACGGACATTGGCAAGGTCCATTGGCGGTAAGTTTAATAGAATCCAGTTCACACCTGACCTTCTGCCGTCTGATATAACAGGTGTTTCTGTCTACAATCCAAAGTCACTGGAATTTGAATTCCATAAGGGACCAATCTTTGGAAACGTTATCCTCGCCGATGAAATCAACCGGACATCTCCGAAGACGCAGTCATCGCTTCTTGAAGCGATGGAGGAAGGAAGCGTAACTGTGGACGGGCAGACTTGGCGTCTGCAAAGCCCGTTTTTTGTAATGGCGACTCAGAATCCAATTGAACATGAAGGGACATATCCGCTGCCGGAAGCTCAGCTTGATCGGTTTATTCTTAAGCTGAGAATGGGGTATCCTGACCACGATGCTGAAATCGTTATGCTGGAGAACCAATCACAAGGAAATCCTCTAGCAGAGATAGAAACTGTCCTAGATGCTGCTGATCTAGTACTTATGCAGCATGAAGCGAAGGAAGTACATGTTGAACGAAGTATTCTTGATCTAATTGTGTCCTGGGCCCAGGCAACGAGAAACGATCCTTCCATTGAGTTGGGGATCAGCCCGCGTGGGACGCTTGCCCTTATGAATGCAGCAAAGGCATATGCGTACATTGCAGGGCGTGATTATGTGCTGCCGGATGATGTGAAATACTTGGCTCCGCATGTGCTTAGCCATCGCTTGATCCTTGCACCTGAAGCAAGATATGCACGCAAGAGCGCAGATGAAGTTCTTAAAGGCATTATTCATTCTATTGATATTCCAATTGTAAGGAATTCTTATCATGAAGCATAA
- a CDS encoding DUF58 domain-containing protein, which produces MKHKIRLVAGVLFLIAAGIALFSFAMFQGDRVSWFLFFGYMPIFLYELCMLMFSFRNWKVERMLSQSVVQAGEKVHVRLIMTRKWPWPLFLSVVEDLLPESLHHNSISGEYIPQRMKRLLFPGFSRKLVISYEIESIPRGTHELNGVRLMASDLFGLIKKEYTLYVKDVIVCYPKARHLAGYENGLLSSEGVQVGVLPVQTGNIAAGARNYVAGDRLSTIDWKKTARLQEMMTKEFEQETGREIMLVLDACPYDNMEPSAFEISIEIVLGLIRKNAGKMDGSFLTIGKSTEMFNLARGDSETEILQHLAQMKQDARRPFYSQLEEAVLFSKGRRDVTIVTPNLNSSLEKTISQIQFQHGNVILVLVQPRKEMLSVQNKLAESRVRIFIYDNEHMHGGDRG; this is translated from the coding sequence ATGAAGCATAAAATCCGTCTAGTGGCAGGGGTACTATTCCTCATTGCCGCGGGGATTGCTCTTTTTTCTTTTGCGATGTTCCAGGGAGACAGGGTTAGCTGGTTCCTATTCTTCGGCTATATGCCAATTTTCTTGTACGAACTTTGCATGCTTATGTTCTCATTTCGTAATTGGAAAGTGGAGCGTATGCTGTCGCAATCGGTTGTTCAAGCAGGAGAAAAAGTTCATGTACGTCTGATTATGACGAGAAAATGGCCTTGGCCACTTTTTCTTTCTGTAGTGGAAGATTTGCTGCCGGAAAGCTTGCATCACAATTCAATATCGGGTGAATATATCCCGCAACGGATGAAGAGGCTGTTGTTTCCCGGATTTTCACGCAAGCTTGTCATATCTTATGAAATTGAATCTATTCCTCGTGGTACCCATGAATTGAATGGGGTGCGTCTCATGGCTTCTGATCTATTCGGTCTTATTAAAAAAGAATACACACTGTACGTAAAGGACGTAATTGTCTGTTATCCGAAGGCAAGACATCTTGCAGGGTACGAAAATGGATTGCTCTCGAGTGAAGGTGTCCAGGTCGGCGTCTTACCGGTACAGACCGGAAACATTGCTGCAGGTGCAAGGAATTATGTTGCAGGTGACAGGCTGTCCACTATTGATTGGAAGAAAACTGCCCGACTTCAAGAGATGATGACTAAGGAATTTGAGCAGGAGACGGGCAGAGAAATAATGCTTGTTCTTGATGCATGTCCCTATGACAATATGGAACCATCCGCGTTCGAAATATCGATTGAAATTGTACTCGGGCTGATCCGAAAGAATGCGGGTAAAATGGACGGGTCGTTTCTTACAATTGGCAAAAGTACGGAAATGTTTAATTTGGCACGCGGAGATTCAGAAACAGAGATTTTGCAGCATTTGGCGCAAATGAAACAGGATGCCCGCCGACCTTTTTATTCACAGTTGGAAGAAGCGGTGCTATTCAGCAAAGGTCGCAGAGATGTTACAATTGTTACGCCTAATTTGAACAGTTCACTGGAAAAGACAATTTCACAAATCCAGTTCCAGCATGGGAATGTCATTCTTGTTCTCGTTCAGCCTCGTAAAGAAATGTTATCTGTACAAAATAAGCTTGCCGAATCCAGGGTGCGTATTTTCATATATGATAACGAGCATATGCATGGAGGTGACAGAGGATGA
- a CDS encoding DNA-3-methyladenine glycosylase I yields MKRCDWANKNEIEQEYHDREWGIPVHDDRKLFKLLMLEGKQAGLSWVTILKKMDTLCEAFDDFDPEILITYDDKKIASLLENEGIIRNKLKVNAVINNAAAYFKLCEEFNSLDNYLWAYVDYKTIVNAWQHSEEVPASTPLSDEISKDLKKRGFKFVGSTTIYAFMQSIGMVNDHLTSCAFYQR; encoded by the coding sequence ATAAAAAGGTGTGACTGGGCAAACAAAAATGAGATAGAACAGGAATACCATGATCGAGAATGGGGCATTCCGGTTCATGATGATAGAAAGCTATTTAAGTTGTTAATGTTAGAAGGGAAGCAAGCTGGTCTTAGTTGGGTAACAATCCTGAAGAAAATGGATACACTTTGTGAGGCTTTCGATGATTTTGATCCAGAAATCCTAATTACATATGACGATAAAAAGATAGCATCTCTTTTAGAAAATGAAGGCATCATTCGAAATAAGCTAAAGGTGAATGCTGTTATTAACAACGCCGCTGCGTATTTTAAGCTATGCGAAGAATTTAATTCATTGGATAATTACCTATGGGCTTACGTAGATTATAAAACAATTGTGAATGCATGGCAGCATTCTGAAGAGGTACCTGCTAGTACGCCGTTATCCGATGAAATCAGCAAAGACTTAAAAAAGCGAGGTTTCAAGTTTGTTGGTTCTACAACGATTTATGCATTTATGCAGTCGATTGGAATGGTAAACGATCATTTAACGTCCTGTGCTTTTTATCAGCGGTAG
- a CDS encoding ankyrin repeat domain-containing protein, whose product MYFKHINRLMMILVFSLIMAACQKQGIIDQTNDDTNEESREKQTVKDSNENERRSKEMKNKASNYLDGSLLKAVKDGNPELVRSILESADYQVDEKNGKGETPLLIAVHNNSVKISKMLIDHGADINEQDDILDSPYLYAGALGRTEILKYMLEKATPDETKFNRYGGNAIIPAAEKGHLENVKLLLEKSKSDVNHQNDFGYTALIEAVALTDGSTVYQDIVQVLLDGGANPNLKDNNGKTALDYAQELNYTEMEQILLKYR is encoded by the coding sequence TTGTATTTCAAACATATTAACAGGCTGATGATGATTCTTGTGTTTAGTTTAATTATGGCAGCTTGTCAAAAACAGGGCATTATAGATCAGACAAATGATGATACAAACGAAGAAAGTAGGGAAAAGCAAACAGTGAAGGATTCTAATGAAAATGAAAGGAGGTCTAAAGAAATGAAAAACAAAGCGAGCAATTATCTAGATGGAAGTCTACTAAAGGCAGTGAAAGATGGCAATCCAGAACTAGTGCGCTCAATACTGGAATCTGCTGATTACCAAGTTGATGAAAAGAACGGAAAAGGTGAGACTCCCTTGTTAATTGCCGTTCATAACAATTCTGTTAAGATCAGTAAGATGCTTATAGATCACGGGGCAGATATTAATGAACAGGATGATATCTTGGACAGTCCTTATCTATATGCTGGCGCCCTAGGCAGAACCGAAATATTAAAATATATGCTTGAAAAGGCTACCCCAGATGAGACCAAATTTAACCGTTATGGAGGAAATGCTATAATCCCTGCTGCAGAAAAGGGACACTTGGAAAATGTTAAATTGCTTCTTGAGAAAAGTAAGAGTGATGTGAATCACCAAAATGACTTTGGATATACCGCGCTCATTGAAGCAGTAGCTCTAACAGACGGTTCTACAGTATATCAAGACATCGTTCAAGTTTTATTAGATGGTGGAGCAAATCCTAATCTGAAAGATAACAATGGAAAAACTGCACTAGATTATGCACAAGAATTAAACTATACAGAAATGGAGCAGATCTTACTGAAATACAGATAA
- a CDS encoding NCS2 family permease: MKKYFQFEELGTNYKREFLAGLTTFLAMAYILFVNPQTLGLVGIDLPKGVTGMDPGAVFTATALAAAVGSLFMGIVAKYPVVLAPGVGLSAFFAFTVVLGYGIPWQTALSGVLVSGIFFILLTMTGLREKIINSIPANLKQAVGVGIGFFIAFIGLKSAGIIVSNPSTFVAVGDFTKPSVLLAVFGIVISIVFLTLKIQGGIFYGMILTAIAGMVTGLIDHPKGIGDIVGSVPSLAPTFGQAFFHFDDLFTIQMLLVILTFLFVDFFDTAGTLVAVASQAGLMRDNKLPRAGRALVADSSATVAGAILGTSTTTSYIESTAGVAAGGRSGFTAVVAAGLFLISLFFSPLLSVITPEVTAPALVIVGILMSTSLGNIEWDRFEVAVPSFFTIVAMPLTYSIATGIAMGFVFYPITMILKGKAKEIHPIMYMLFVIFILYFIFLS; this comes from the coding sequence GTGAAAAAGTATTTTCAGTTTGAAGAGCTTGGCACAAATTATAAAAGAGAGTTCCTTGCCGGGCTAACAACATTCCTTGCGATGGCGTACATCCTGTTCGTTAATCCGCAGACACTCGGATTAGTAGGAATCGACCTGCCTAAAGGTGTAACGGGCATGGATCCGGGTGCGGTATTTACAGCGACAGCTTTGGCTGCGGCAGTAGGATCTTTATTCATGGGGATTGTAGCGAAATATCCTGTTGTATTGGCACCTGGTGTCGGTCTAAGTGCATTCTTCGCATTTACAGTAGTCCTTGGTTATGGAATTCCTTGGCAGACAGCTTTGTCAGGCGTTCTTGTATCTGGTATTTTCTTTATTTTACTTACGATGACAGGTCTGCGTGAGAAAATCATCAACTCCATTCCTGCGAACTTGAAGCAGGCAGTTGGTGTTGGTATTGGTTTCTTCATCGCCTTTATCGGTTTGAAGAGTGCGGGCATTATTGTTTCCAATCCATCGACATTCGTTGCAGTTGGTGACTTTACGAAACCATCCGTATTGCTTGCAGTTTTCGGTATTGTCATTTCCATCGTCTTCTTGACATTGAAAATTCAAGGCGGTATTTTCTATGGCATGATCCTAACAGCTATTGCCGGTATGGTAACAGGTCTGATTGATCATCCGAAGGGGATCGGTGATATCGTTGGCAGTGTCCCAAGTCTAGCTCCGACTTTTGGACAAGCATTTTTCCATTTTGATGATTTGTTCACTATTCAAATGCTTCTCGTTATCCTGACATTCTTGTTCGTTGATTTCTTTGATACGGCAGGTACGCTTGTTGCAGTTGCTTCACAGGCTGGTCTCATGCGTGACAACAAATTGCCACGCGCAGGCAGAGCTCTCGTAGCAGATTCCAGTGCTACAGTGGCCGGCGCAATCCTTGGAACTTCAACAACAACTTCATATATTGAGTCGACTGCAGGTGTTGCAGCAGGCGGACGTTCCGGTTTTACAGCTGTTGTGGCAGCTGGATTGTTCCTAATTTCTTTGTTCTTCTCCCCATTGCTTAGTGTAATCACACCAGAGGTGACAGCACCAGCACTCGTTATTGTAGGGATTTTAATGTCGACATCACTCGGCAATATCGAGTGGGATCGCTTTGAAGTGGCAGTACCATCATTCTTCACGATTGTAGCTATGCCGCTCACATACAGCATTGCGACAGGGATCGCGATGGGATTTGTCTTCTACCCAATTACAATGATTTTGAAGGGTAAAGCAAAAGAAATCCATCCGATTATGTATATGCTGTTCGTGATCTTTATTCTTTATTTCATATTCTTAAGCTAG